GTCATCGTGGATCAGGAAGGCGTTGTGGTAGAGCTCCAGAGTGGCCGCGGTCGGCAGGACGGCGTCGAGGTGCCCGCCGAGCCCCAGACAGATCGCGATGGCCAGCGCGGGGCGCAGCGCTTTCCCGCCCCGCTGCGGGTAGTCGAGGATCAGATCGTAGAGGCCGCCGGTGCCGTGCTGGCCGGAGCCGTAGAGCTTTTCGATCTCGGCGTCACATGCCTCTTTGCAGTCGGCGAGGTAGTCCTCCAGCGGGTCGGATACCGTGATCGGTGAATGCATGTGGGCGGTGCCGAGACATCATGCGCCGGTGATGACGACCAGGCCGCCCGGCGTCTTCGGCCGTACCGCACAGCGGATTCGAACGTTGAGCGTGATCAGATTGGCGCCAGTCTCCCCGACGATCTCGAAGCTCGGGGGGATGCTGACGGCAAGGTCGACGGGTTCCTCGCCGGCAGATGCCTGTGACGCCGCGCCCGGGGCGATGCGCTGACGGCGTCCGAGCATGATCGCGTGCTCGGTGCGTCCGGCGGCAGCGGAAACATTCGGCAGCAGCAGCACGTTATCGAACACTTTTGTGATGTGGTGGAAATCCGAGATATTGCCGGCGTCCAGTAGTGGATTCTTCACCGGGTTGTACCCGCCGTACAGTTGATAGAGGGCTTGCATCGCCTTGACGTCGCCGAATAGCGTGGCCGGCGCCCGGAACCCGGCGGTCTCCAGTGCGATCCGCGCCGCGATGAACGCATTCACGATGTCCGGTCCTGGCAGTCCTGGGTTTGGCACATCTTCGACCGCAGCAGCCTTCTGACGCAGTATTGGGAACACATATTCATCGACCTTCACCGCGAGCTTCGCGACCGCGGCGTTGACCTTGTCGAGCAGGGCATCGGGTGTCGGCGCCATCAATTCGGCGACGGACGGAGTGAGAGGCTCGAATGGACTCTCGACTTTCACCACGCCACTGTTGTTGTCCGAAACGTTGGTCTGCCCGGGATCCCCTGTGTCCCAATGCGGTATGGCCTGCCAGGCCACACAGGTCTGCTCGAAGGTCGTCCGGATCGTGTGGTTGACGAGGGCAACCCGCTCGGCGCTCAGATACATACCGTGACCCCCTAGGTCCAGTGTGTGTTGTGAATCATCGCAGATCACAACGTCGCGCGTACGGAAACTCGGTGTCCGCCGATCGAACTATTTCTGGTGCAGCACCACCTCTCTGCCCGGGGGCAGCTCACCCCGTTCGGCCGCCTCGCAATGCGCCAGGTGCAGCGTGGCGACCGGATCGCCGGGCAGCAGGTCCCGGCAGCGCTCGAAGGCCCGCCGTGCCTGCTCCACATCGCCGGTGTCGAACAGCGCGAAGGCTTCATCGAAGGCCGGCTGTGCGGCGCGCTTGGCTTCGCGCAGCGGGGCCGGGTCTTCGTCGTACACCTCGTAGACGGTCACCGGCCGGCGCCTGTTGACCACCATCACCCGTTCCATCCGGCGGATGTGGAACAGGTCCGGCCGGGCCAGTCGCGCGTAGGTCGCATCGGAGATGAGCATCGCCGAGTCGTAACGCTTGGTGGTGCCCTCGATACGTGCGGCCAGGTTCACCGCGTCACCGATGACGCTGAGCACCATGCGGTTCACCCCGCCGACGAGCCCCAGACCGACAACACCGGTATTGATACCGATGCCCACCCGGAACTCGTGGGACCCGTGCGCCTGCCGTTCCCGGTTGTGCTCCTGCAGCGAGCGCAGCATGCCGAGTCCGGCCCGCAGGGCGTTGTCGGGCTCCGATTCGAACACGGCCAGGATCTCGTCCCCGCGCAGATCCTGGATCACCCCGTTGCAGGCAATGATCGGCAGCTCCACGGCCCGGAAGAAGCCGGTGGCGAGATTGTTCGCCTCCGCGATGTCCATGTCCTCGAGCAGCGTGGTGTACCCGCGGATATCGGAGATGAGGACCGTCATCTCGCGTTCCACCCGACGGCCGCTTCGGACCCGGCGGATGTCGTCCAACTCCAGGATGCGCAGCAACTCGTTGGGCACGAACCGGGACTGCATGTCGAGCAGCGACTGTCGTTGCTCATCGGCGGCCCGCAGCCGCGCCTCCAGCTGGAAATTCCACAGCGGGGCGGCGCACTGGGCGCACACGAATGACACCGCCTCCTCGTGCCCGGCGGTGAACGTGTGCTCCGGATCGTCCTGCTCGGCATAGATCACACCGATCACGTTCTGCTGTAAGGAAATCGGCACCGCGAGGATCGACGGAATCTCCTGAACCGGATCGCCCGGGACCCGGACCGGAGCGCCGGTGGCGAGTACCTGGGAGATGATCTCCTCGTCGTAGGACACCGGAGTCCACGGTCCGTCGACCGCGGCGGTGACGCCGTGTTCGTGCACGGCGCGCACGCCGAGCCGGTCCGCCTCCCCGGTGAGCGCGATGATCCGGCTCGCCCCGGTCATGGCGGCGACGGTGCCCAGGGCCAGCCTGCCCAGGCCGTCGGGGGTCCGCGCCGCCGACAGGGTCCGTACCAGCTGGTGCGCGCTGACCGGGTCGATGCCGGTCCCTTCGTCCTGCACCAGATCCCGGCTGAGCAGCCAGGGATGGGCGTGGGCGAGTCGATCGGTGCGGACCGTCATGCCGATGCCCAGGAAACCCTGATACGCGGCCCGGAGCATGTGCTGGTGCAGTCTGGTCCGGCCGGTCTCGGCGTACAGGATGGCCGCCTCTTCGTATGCGCTCGCGGCGATCAGTGGAAGCTGGTGCGTCTCAGCCAGTTCGATCGCCTGCTCGAGGAAGCGTTCGGCCTTGCGGTGCTCCTTGCGTGCCCGCGCCCATGCTCCCTCGATCAACGCGTACGGCGCAGCGTAGTTCGCCGGTGAGTCCGCTGCCCATTTGCGGTGCAGGGCAAGGGCGGTGCGGACCGCTCGCTTGGTGGACCGTTCATCGGGCGCGGCGTGGATCCTGCTCAGCGCGCACTTCATATGGATGAGCTGCATGACCGGGTTACCGTCCATACCGGCGATCTGCTCCATGGCCTCATCGACCACGGTGAGCGCCCCGGCATAGTCACCCGACCAGAAGTGCAGGCCGAGTTTCATGGTGGCCGCCACGCTGAGTGCCACGCCGTCGCTTTCCAGGCGGGCGGCGGGTACCACCTCCCGTTCGTCGTAGCCGCTTTCCCCGGCGAGCAGATAGGCGTCCTCGCTGCGGCCCATCAGATTGAGGCAGATCTGTTGGACGGCCTGACACAGCGTCGCCGGCGTCGGTTGGGAACGGATACCGGGGATCACCGCCTGGGCGAGCGCGTCGATCTCGGTGAGCGGTCGGCCCAACCAGAAGGACTGCGACAGCAGTGCCGCCGCCTGGTACCCGGCGAATTCCTGGTCACCCTGGTCGAGGGCGTGGCCGATCGCGTCGTGCAGCCGGTTCAGGTTCTCTCGGACCGGCTCCTTCCAGTGCCGGATGAAGTGCAGGTAGATGAACAACGTGTGCGGATGTGCTTCGCGGAACTCCTCGCGCTCGGCAAGCGCCAAGGCCACTTCACCGAAGCGTTGACTACCGGTGCGGTCCCCGGTGAACACCAGCACGATCGCGTAGTTGGCCAGCATGATCGGCGAGGCCGGGGTGTGCCCGTGGGCCAGGGTGAGGTCGAGCTGCTTGCGCACCAGGATCGGGGCGTAGTTCGGCTGGATGCTGTAGCAGACGTGAAAGAGCTCACCCAGGATGCGCTGAATCTCGATGACCCGGCGGTCCTCGCAGTAGGTCAGCTCGAGGAGCCGCTCGTTGCTCCACTGCCGCACGGTGAGCTTCATGTTCGCCACCGCGAGCACCATCCGCGGCTTGCCCGGGTCGCGCGGGAGCGGTTCGCCCAGTTGCTCCAGCGCCTGCAGCCCGGTCTCCAGGGCGTCCTGGGGTCGGTTCTGCGCGATCCGGCCCTTGATCCGGAGGAAGGCCAACCGGGCCCGATCGGCCGGGTCGTGCAACACTTCCTCACCCTCGTCGAGCAGGCTGTGCAGGGCGGGCACATCGCAGACCAGCAGGGCTGCCTCGGTCGCGTCGAGGTGCAGCTCCCGGCTCTGCTCGAACGACGTCGTCCAGCGCTGCTCGCCCAAGAGGTCCAGCGCGTTGCGGCAGTAGTCGAGGGCGAGCGGGAAGGACGCCTGGGCCCGGGCCTGGCGTGCCGCGCGGCGTAGGACGTCGACGAACCGGGCACGCTCTCCGGCCTCGAGGAGCCCGCGCCCGCCGATGCCGAGGTGCCGTGCGGCTTCGAAGAGCCGGTCCTCGCCGAGGGTCACCAGGCGGCGGCCGAGGCGGAGATGGGTGCGGCGCGCGTCCTCGTCGGACAGGCCGTGCCGCGCGGCTTCGGCCACCCGGTCGTGGCTGAACCGGTAGCGCGCCTGACGGCTGATGGCATTGGAGATCCGCTGACCGGAGCGGTCCAGCGCTTCCAGCAGGCGCAGTTCCTGGGCCGCCCACAGTGCCTGCGCCACCACGTCGGCGGGCTGGTTTGCTGCGGTGACGGCGTCGTCGAGGTCGAACTCGCTGCCGATGCAGGTCAACGACCGCAGGACGGCTCGATGCGCAGGGTCGAGTTGGTCGAGGTAGCGGCCCATCGACTCGGCGGCCGATGCGCTGACCTCCAGCGCGGCGAGCGCGCGCAGATCCCACTCGGGCGGTCTGCCCGGCCCCACCGGTGCCAGCGCACCCACCTGCTGCGCCCGATACAGCAGCTGACGGATCTGAAACGGGTTGCCCTCGGTCCGGTGGTGAAACTCGGTCGCCACGTCGGCCAACTCGACGGTGTGGCCGCTGACCGTGGCGAGGAGCTCCTCGATGTCCGGGCGGGAGAGCGGCTGCAGATGCATCTCCTGCAGGTTGGGGGAGGTGAAACCGGCTGTCTGCGCGTCGAATTCGCCGGCCCGGTGGGCGCCGAGGACCAGGACGTTGCGCGGGGACACCGTCAGCAGTTCCGACAGCAGTAACAGGGTGTCGCGGTCGGCCCACTGCAGATCGTCGACGGCGAGCACGACCGGCCGGAAGAGCGCGGTCTCGGAGAGCAGGCGGATCACCGCGCGATGCAGTCGGCGGCGGGAGTCGGCGGCGTTCAGTTCGGTGACGCGCGGAGACGGACCGAGGACGGTCGTCAGGTCGGGCACGAGTTGCACGAGCACGCCGGGCAGCGTCGCCATCCCGGTGTGCAGCCCGTCGCGCCACCGGTCCCGCTCGGCCGCCGGGGCTGCGTCCATGGTGTGCACGAGCGCGCCGAGCGCGTCCCGCAGCGCGGAGTAGGGTGCCGGCGCGCGGTCTCGGCACCGTCCGTAGCCGAAGACGCCGTTGCGGTCGGCGACTTCACGGCCGAATGTCTGGACCAGAGTCGACTTCCCGACGCCGGGTACGCCGCTGAGCAAGACGCATGCCCCGTCACGGCCCGCCGCGTCGACGGCCGCTCGCAACTCTGCGAGTTCGCGCTTGCGGTTGACCACCCGGCCGTCGAAGTCGTATAGCGAGGTCGTCATGTGCGGCGTCTCCGCCTGCATCGACCGGACGGCGACCGAAGGACGGGAACGGTCGGCCGCCTCGTCCGATCGTCCCGCACGGATACCGATATCGGGCCCATGACCTGACCGAATCTCCTCACGACCGCCGCAGCACGGGTGTACGTCTCAAGATCGAGATGTGCCGAAGCTTAACCCCGATCGGGTGACGACGGACATTCTGGGAAGCCTCCCGCTCCGATATCAAGATCGCGGTATGGACTCGCGGCTAATGGATTTCGGCTCTCGACGTCGCGGACCGCCTCACCAGGACGGCTGATCGGATAGACCTTTCCTCATGCAAATAAGTTGCTGCACATAGGATTGTCCATGCTCGGGAGGGCCGTCCGCTTCGCGGGAGCAGTCCCGAGGTCGGGCGGAGTCGAGAATTTTGGGGGGCTATACGAAGGTCGACAGGTTGCTGTGAACGGTCGCCGGCGAACTCGCGTTCGGTAGCAACTGGTGCGCTGCGGACCGCTGGGCGCCGGTTAGGGTCGACTCGGGGGATACATGGTTCGGCATTCGGTGACACGACTTGAGGCCAGCGGCTACCGCTTCATCCGGCGCAGAATGGAATACGCGCTGGCCTGCCGGGACACTCGCATGCTCGACGACCCGATCCGAAGTCAGGCCATCGCACTGACCGCGGGCGTGGTGCTGGCCGCGATCGTGCTGGCTGCCTGCGCCGTGCTGGCGTTGCTGCGGCCGCACGGAAGCCTGGGGACCGCCCCCGTCGTCATGGTCCGCGAGTCCGGGGCGCTGTACGTCCGGGTCGGCGACACCATGCACCCGGCGCCGAACCTGGCGTCCGCCCGGCTGATCACCGGGGCGCCGGGCCTGCCGCGTCTGGTGAGCGCCCAGATGATCGCCGGCGCCAAACAGGGTCCGGCGATGGGCATCCCGGGTGCACCGGAGACCATTGCGCCCGCGCTGGAGCCGGACCGGGCCACCTGGACGGTGTGCGACGAGGCCGCCGGCCGCACCGTCGTACTCATCGGTCCGCCCGCCGATCTGCCGGTCGCCGAACCCGTCCTGGTCACCGCGGCACAGGAGCGCGCCCCGGGTGTGTATCTGCTGCACGCCGGCAGACGCGCCGCGGTGGATCTACGCGACCACGCCGCGGTGCGCGCGTTACGCCTCGATGGTGTTGTCCCACGCACGGTTTCGGCGGCACTGCTCGATGTCCTTCCGGAGGCGCCGCCGATCGGGGCCCCACGGATTCCGGGCGCCGGCGGGCCGGGTCCCGTTGCGCTGCCCGACTTTCGGGTCGGCGAGGTCTTGCGGGTCCCGCGCGCGGAGGGCGCCGATCATTATGTAGTCCTGGCCGACGGCGTGCAGCGGGTGGGACGGGTCGCCGCCGACCTGATCCGGTTCGCCGGTACGCACGCCGACAAGTCGATCCCCGATGTGGCGGCGTCCCGGCTCGCGCCGGTGCCGGTGTTACAGACCTTGGCGGTGACCGATCTGAGCGAGACGGCTCCGGTGGGAACGACAGACGGGGTGCTGTGCGCACGCTGGCATGCACGCACAGGCACGCCGGCCCCCGACACCACCGTGCTGACCTCCGCCACGCTGCCGGCGCCGCGGTCGTTCGACCTGGCCCAGGCCGACGGCGACGGGCCGCGGATCGACGCTGTCGCCGTCCCGGCCGGGCGCAGCGCCTACGTCCGGGCTGCGGGAGTGGCCGGCGACGGTGTGACGACCGGGCCGCGGTATCTGGTGACCGGCGCCGGTGTGGCCTACGGCATCGGTGATGACCGCGACGCGGTGTCACTCGGACTGCCGCCCGCCCCGGGCGTCGCACCGTGGCCGCTGCTCGCGCTGCTACCGCGCGGCCCCGAACTCAGCGCCACCCGGGCCGCGGTCGTCCGGGACAGCCTCGGTGTGCCGTCGTGATCGGCGGCGGGGCAGCAGCAACGCGGATACCGCCAGCACCGCGCAGGCCGCCGCGCCGGTCAGCGCGAACCGGCCCGGACGGCCGTCGGCCACCCTCGCCGGCGACGGCGCCGGCGAGCGCTGCGCCCCTGCCGGCGCCGGCGCACCGATTCCCCGCACGGCCGCCAGCACATCGACCACACCGTGGCCCACCAGGGGGTTCCAGCCGGACGCCGGTCGACGGGCGGTGCTCTCGATCCGGTGCATCACCTGCCGCGCGGTCAAGGCCGGGGCGGCAGCGCGAATCAGCGCGGCGATCCCCGCCACGACCGGCGCGGCGTAGCTGGTGCCGGAGATGGGCGCCGGTTGCCCGGGGCCGGGCATGGTGTCGACCAGACCC
This region of Mycolicibacterium diernhoferi genomic DNA includes:
- a CDS encoding AAA family ATPase gives rise to the protein MTTSLYDFDGRVVNRKRELAELRAAVDAAGRDGACVLLSGVPGVGKSTLVQTFGREVADRNGVFGYGRCRDRAPAPYSALRDALGALVHTMDAAPAAERDRWRDGLHTGMATLPGVLVQLVPDLTTVLGPSPRVTELNAADSRRRLHRAVIRLLSETALFRPVVLAVDDLQWADRDTLLLLSELLTVSPRNVLVLGAHRAGEFDAQTAGFTSPNLQEMHLQPLSRPDIEELLATVSGHTVELADVATEFHHRTEGNPFQIRQLLYRAQQVGALAPVGPGRPPEWDLRALAALEVSASAAESMGRYLDQLDPAHRAVLRSLTCIGSEFDLDDAVTAANQPADVVAQALWAAQELRLLEALDRSGQRISNAISRQARYRFSHDRVAEAARHGLSDEDARRTHLRLGRRLVTLGEDRLFEAARHLGIGGRGLLEAGERARFVDVLRRAARQARAQASFPLALDYCRNALDLLGEQRWTTSFEQSRELHLDATEAALLVCDVPALHSLLDEGEEVLHDPADRARLAFLRIKGRIAQNRPQDALETGLQALEQLGEPLPRDPGKPRMVLAVANMKLTVRQWSNERLLELTYCEDRRVIEIQRILGELFHVCYSIQPNYAPILVRKQLDLTLAHGHTPASPIMLANYAIVLVFTGDRTGSQRFGEVALALAEREEFREAHPHTLFIYLHFIRHWKEPVRENLNRLHDAIGHALDQGDQEFAGYQAAALLSQSFWLGRPLTEIDALAQAVIPGIRSQPTPATLCQAVQQICLNLMGRSEDAYLLAGESGYDEREVVPAARLESDGVALSVAATMKLGLHFWSGDYAGALTVVDEAMEQIAGMDGNPVMQLIHMKCALSRIHAAPDERSTKRAVRTALALHRKWAADSPANYAAPYALIEGAWARARKEHRKAERFLEQAIELAETHQLPLIAASAYEEAAILYAETGRTRLHQHMLRAAYQGFLGIGMTVRTDRLAHAHPWLLSRDLVQDEGTGIDPVSAHQLVRTLSAARTPDGLGRLALGTVAAMTGASRIIALTGEADRLGVRAVHEHGVTAAVDGPWTPVSYDEEIISQVLATGAPVRVPGDPVQEIPSILAVPISLQQNVIGVIYAEQDDPEHTFTAGHEEAVSFVCAQCAAPLWNFQLEARLRAADEQRQSLLDMQSRFVPNELLRILELDDIRRVRSGRRVEREMTVLISDIRGYTTLLEDMDIAEANNLATGFFRAVELPIIACNGVIQDLRGDEILAVFESEPDNALRAGLGMLRSLQEHNRERQAHGSHEFRVGIGINTGVVGLGLVGGVNRMVLSVIGDAVNLAARIEGTTKRYDSAMLISDATYARLARPDLFHIRRMERVMVVNRRRPVTVYEVYDEDPAPLREAKRAAQPAFDEAFALFDTGDVEQARRAFERCRDLLPGDPVATLHLAHCEAAERGELPPGREVVLHQK
- the eccB gene encoding type VII secretion protein EccB, with protein sequence MTRLEASGYRFIRRRMEYALACRDTRMLDDPIRSQAIALTAGVVLAAIVLAACAVLALLRPHGSLGTAPVVMVRESGALYVRVGDTMHPAPNLASARLITGAPGLPRLVSAQMIAGAKQGPAMGIPGAPETIAPALEPDRATWTVCDEAAGRTVVLIGPPADLPVAEPVLVTAAQERAPGVYLLHAGRRAAVDLRDHAAVRALRLDGVVPRTVSAALLDVLPEAPPIGAPRIPGAGGPGPVALPDFRVGEVLRVPRAEGADHYVVLADGVQRVGRVAADLIRFAGTHADKSIPDVAASRLAPVPVLQTLAVTDLSETAPVGTTDGVLCARWHARTGTPAPDTTVLTSATLPAPRSFDLAQADGDGPRIDAVAVPAGRSAYVRAAGVAGDGVTTGPRYLVTGAGVAYGIGDDRDAVSLGLPPAPGVAPWPLLALLPRGPELSATRAAVVRDSLGVPS